The following are from one region of the Anaerolineae bacterium genome:
- a CDS encoding SDR family oxidoreductase, with translation MLGTSSLLGADRRVLVIGGTGFVGGAVIDALLEANAQVTAMVPYGKGPLLGAAGGSLRVVEADVWNRGSLRGHGRGQDVVIHLVGSLQQRPERGKTYHHLNVASLQNTARMAVEDGVKLMIFLSAAGAPWLRGEYVQSKREAERYLQRSGIRWTVVRSPLVYPRGRLLNPLLIMSAIAGGIPLLGWPFVRWAPLPVDVLARGLAELALGEPWINRTVYGRQIRQLSRAYLARRTSGPLTGHAAGNTALDIEEEPPFGWLP, from the coding sequence ATGCTAGGCACATCATCATTACTGGGGGCGGACCGCAGAGTACTGGTTATCGGCGGGACCGGCTTCGTCGGCGGCGCTGTGATCGACGCACTTTTGGAAGCCAATGCGCAGGTGACGGCAATGGTGCCCTACGGCAAAGGACCGCTGCTTGGCGCAGCTGGTGGATCGTTGCGTGTGGTGGAAGCTGACGTGTGGAACCGCGGCAGCCTGCGCGGGCACGGGCGCGGCCAAGATGTCGTGATTCACCTGGTCGGCTCGCTGCAACAGCGACCGGAGCGCGGCAAGACCTACCACCACCTCAACGTTGCTTCACTGCAGAACACGGCGCGTATGGCCGTTGAAGACGGCGTCAAACTGATGATCTTCCTCAGCGCAGCAGGCGCGCCCTGGTTGCGGGGGGAATACGTGCAGAGTAAGCGCGAAGCAGAACGTTACCTTCAGCGCAGCGGCATCCGCTGGACTGTCGTGCGCTCGCCGCTGGTCTATCCACGCGGGCGGCTGCTCAATCCGCTGCTGATCATGAGCGCCATCGCCGGCGGAATCCCGCTGCTGGGATGGCCGTTCGTGCGCTGGGCGCCCTTGCCGGTGGATGTGCTGGCCCGCGGTCTGGCCGAGCTTGCGCTGGGCGAACCCTGGATCAACCGTACGGTCTACGGACGGCAGATCCGCCAGCTCAGCCGCGCGTATCTGGCGCGTCGGACATCAGGCCCGCTGACCGGCCATGCTGCTGGCAACACCGCCCTGGATATCGAGGAAGAACCGCCCTTCGGCTGGCTTCCCTGA